Proteins encoded by one window of Phytohabitans houttuyneae:
- a CDS encoding TlpA family protein disulfide reductase, producing the protein MRSLRVAAAVLVLAVAGCDGSDGSAPAAEPSPPFADCAGLTAPPPSAAPVALTGEGGPLPEVALPCFTGGQDMVVSAIRGPAIVNLWGSWCGPCREELPAFQRFAERAAGKVTVVGVDTRDSRSAASSLAADLGVTYPNLFDPSEQLRAKLGVTALPATLFVDRDGRVRHLYNSTALDDATLATLAARHLGVTLP; encoded by the coding sequence ATTCGATCTTTGCGGGTGGCGGCCGCGGTGCTCGTGCTGGCCGTTGCCGGATGTGATGGGTCCGACGGCTCGGCGCCGGCGGCTGAGCCCTCGCCACCTTTCGCCGACTGCGCCGGGCTGACCGCACCCCCGCCCTCAGCCGCGCCGGTCGCCCTGACGGGCGAGGGCGGGCCGCTGCCCGAGGTGGCGCTGCCGTGCTTCACCGGCGGGCAGGACATGGTGGTGAGCGCGATCCGCGGCCCGGCCATCGTCAACCTGTGGGGCTCGTGGTGCGGGCCCTGCCGCGAGGAGCTGCCCGCGTTCCAGCGCTTCGCCGAGCGGGCCGCCGGCAAGGTCACGGTCGTGGGGGTGGACACCCGCGACTCCCGGTCGGCGGCGAGCAGCCTGGCCGCGGACCTCGGCGTGACGTACCCCAACCTTTTCGACCCGTCCGAGCAGCTGCGCGCCAAGCTCGGCGTGACCGCGCTCCCGGCCACCCTGTTCGTCGACCGCGACGGGCGGGTGCGCCATCTCTACAACTCGACCGCGCTCGACGACGCCACCCTCGCGACGCTGGCCGCGAGGCACCTCGGGGTGACGCTGCCGTGA
- a CDS encoding acyclic terpene utilization AtuA family protein, producing MIRIGNASGFYGDRAAAWREMLEDGPLDVLTGDYLAELTMLILARDRLKDPSLGYARTFLRQMEECLGLAADRGVRIVTNAGGLNPAGLAAALQSLAARLGLSTTIGYVEGDALDQQSPGALAANAYLGAFGIASCLTAGADVVVTGRVTDASLVVGPAIAHFGWSRDDLDALAGATVAGHVLECGAQATGGNFSFFTELPDGGRRPGFPIAEVNADGSSVITKHPGTGGAVTVETVTAQLLYEIAAPAYPGPDVVTHLDTVRLAQEGQDRVRVTGTRGTPPPPTLKVGVAGIDGHRNAMTFVLTGLDLDAKAALVRAQLEGAVGKEGLTFTQLGTDDGALLQVAIHDPDPKRAGRAFSAAAVELALASYPGCTLTTPPADATPSPLFTTASIPQPAHWAIHPDGTRAEIPPPTHTSPLIRDFVDGHAVGHAHQLPDQLRGRVARVGARSGDKGLDANVGVWVRSDEDYAALVSWLSAERLALLLPEVADYLVERYEMPNLWALNFVIRGVLGRRDWLDPQGKALGERLRARIREAP from the coding sequence ATGATCCGCATCGGCAACGCCTCCGGCTTCTACGGCGACCGCGCGGCCGCCTGGCGGGAGATGCTCGAAGACGGCCCGCTCGACGTGCTCACCGGCGACTACCTGGCCGAGCTGACCATGCTGATCCTCGCCCGTGACCGCCTCAAGGACCCGTCGCTGGGCTACGCCCGCACGTTCCTGCGGCAGATGGAGGAGTGCCTCGGCCTGGCCGCCGACCGCGGCGTCCGCATCGTGACCAACGCCGGCGGACTCAACCCGGCCGGACTGGCCGCCGCGCTCCAGTCGCTCGCCGCCCGGCTCGGCCTCTCCACCACCATCGGGTACGTCGAGGGCGACGCGCTCGACCAGCAGAGCCCGGGCGCGCTCGCCGCCAACGCCTACCTCGGCGCCTTCGGCATCGCCTCCTGCCTCACCGCGGGCGCCGACGTCGTGGTCACCGGCCGGGTCACCGACGCCTCGCTGGTGGTGGGGCCGGCAATCGCCCACTTCGGCTGGAGCCGCGACGACCTCGACGCGCTGGCCGGCGCGACGGTGGCCGGCCACGTGCTGGAGTGCGGGGCGCAGGCGACCGGCGGCAACTTCAGCTTCTTCACCGAGCTGCCCGACGGCGGGCGGCGCCCCGGCTTTCCGATCGCCGAGGTGAACGCCGACGGCTCGTCGGTGATCACAAAGCACCCCGGCACGGGTGGCGCGGTCACTGTGGAGACGGTGACGGCACAGCTGCTTTACGAGATCGCCGCGCCCGCCTATCCCGGCCCGGACGTGGTGACCCACCTCGACACCGTGCGGCTGGCTCAGGAGGGACAGGACCGGGTGCGGGTCACCGGCACTCGCGGCACGCCCCCACCACCTACCCTCAAGGTCGGCGTCGCCGGCATCGACGGCCACCGCAACGCGATGACGTTCGTCCTGACCGGCCTCGACCTCGACGCCAAGGCCGCCCTGGTCCGTGCCCAGCTGGAGGGTGCGGTCGGCAAGGAGGGTCTCACGTTCACCCAGCTGGGGACGGATGACGGCGCCCTCCTGCAGGTGGCGATCCACGACCCGGACCCGAAGCGCGCCGGCCGCGCCTTCTCCGCCGCCGCGGTGGAGCTCGCCCTGGCGTCCTACCCCGGCTGCACGCTGACCACGCCACCGGCGGACGCCACCCCCAGCCCGCTCTTCACCACGGCCTCGATCCCCCAGCCGGCGCACTGGGCCATCCACCCCGACGGCACCCGCGCCGAGATTCCCCCACCCACACACACCTCCCCGTTGATCAGGGACTTCGTGGATGGACACGCCGTGGGACACGCCCACCAACTCCCTGATCAACTGCGAGGGCGGGTTGCGCGGGTTGGGGCTCGTTCGGGGGACAAGGGGCTGGACGCGAATGTCGGGGTGTGGGTGCGGTCGGATGAGGATTACGCCGCGCTTGTCTCGTGGCTTTCCGCTGAACGGTTGGCGTTGCTGCTGCCTGAGGTCGCGGATTACCTGGTCGAGCGGTACGAAATGCCCAACCTGTGGGCGCTCAATTTCGTGATCCGCGGGGTGCTCGGCCGGCGGGATTGGCTTGATCCACAAGGGAAAGCGCTGGGAGAGCGGTTGCGCGCGCGGATACGAGAGGCGCCGTGA
- a CDS encoding TIGR03084 family metal-binding protein has product MSILAGLLSDLEAESADLDARVGSLPAAHWARLTPAEGWTIAHQIAHLAWTDHMATLAATDRDAFYAGLNTAFEDPEHFVDRGTESFLAPPPELLERWRTGRAALASALAAAPPSAKLPWYGTSMSRASMATARIMETWAHGQDVADTLGHRRAPTDRLRHIAHLGFRTLGHSFLVNGRDLPTAPVRVELVGPSGLWEYGPDEATDRVVGPALDFCLLVTQRRHRADLALVATGSVADEWLDIAQAFAGPPGAGREPTGARS; this is encoded by the coding sequence ATGTCCATCCTCGCCGGACTCCTGAGCGACCTCGAAGCCGAGTCGGCCGACCTCGACGCCAGGGTCGGCTCGCTGCCGGCGGCGCACTGGGCGCGGCTGACCCCGGCGGAAGGCTGGACGATCGCGCATCAGATCGCGCACCTCGCCTGGACCGACCACATGGCGACGCTGGCCGCCACGGATCGCGACGCCTTTTACGCCGGGCTCAACACCGCGTTCGAGGATCCGGAGCACTTCGTGGACCGGGGGACCGAAAGCTTCCTGGCCCCGCCGCCCGAGCTGCTCGAGCGGTGGCGGACCGGGCGTGCCGCCCTCGCCTCGGCGCTCGCCGCCGCACCGCCGAGCGCCAAGCTCCCGTGGTACGGGACGTCGATGTCGCGCGCCTCGATGGCCACCGCGCGGATCATGGAGACCTGGGCCCACGGCCAGGACGTGGCGGACACCCTCGGCCACCGCCGCGCCCCTACCGACCGGCTTCGGCACATCGCCCACCTCGGCTTCCGTACCCTCGGGCACAGCTTCCTCGTCAACGGCCGCGACCTGCCCACGGCGCCGGTCCGGGTGGAGCTGGTGGGGCCTTCCGGCCTCTGGGAGTACGGGCCGGACGAGGCGACCGACCGCGTCGTCGGGCCGGCGCTCGACTTCTGCCTGCTGGTCACGCAGCGGCGGCACCGTGCCGACCTGGCGCTGGTGGCGACAGGGTCGGTGGCCGACGAGTGGCTGGACATCGCGCAGGCCTTCGCCGGGCCGCCCGGTGCCGGCCGCGAGCCCACCGGCGCCCGGTCATGA
- a CDS encoding CapA family protein produces MLLGGGVLALAATRESPAAPQWRDSALAEPSGRAAAPPSGEPAPRTISMSATGDIIMGNAPGRLPPNGGEGFFTAVREALKADLVMGNLEEPITDDTGTGKCGPTSKNCFQYRVPPSYAGHLKDAGFELLNQANNHGHDYGPAGYRNTQRALEDVGLKHTGAPDQITVMDVEGVRVAVAGFSSYPWSNPLVDVEAAAEVVEKAAGLADIVVVQVHMGAEGAAMTHVKPGTEIYLGENRGDPIKFGRAMVDAGADLIVGHGPHVLRAMEFYKGRLIAYSLGNFAGGAGTLNKSGVLGLGGVLKVSLEADGGWGGGQLISTYLDSGGKPAIDDEHRGAAAVKRLSKSDFPSTGATLDTTGKITAPGAA; encoded by the coding sequence ATGCTGCTCGGCGGCGGTGTGCTCGCCCTCGCCGCCACCCGCGAGTCGCCGGCCGCCCCGCAGTGGCGCGACAGCGCGCTCGCCGAGCCCTCGGGCCGGGCGGCCGCGCCGCCCTCCGGCGAGCCCGCCCCGCGCACCATCTCCATGTCGGCGACCGGCGACATCATCATGGGCAACGCGCCCGGCCGGCTCCCGCCGAACGGCGGGGAGGGCTTCTTCACGGCGGTGCGCGAGGCGCTCAAGGCCGACCTCGTGATGGGCAACCTCGAGGAGCCGATCACCGACGACACCGGCACCGGCAAGTGCGGCCCGACGTCGAAAAACTGCTTCCAGTACCGGGTGCCGCCGTCATACGCCGGGCACCTGAAGGACGCCGGGTTCGAGCTGCTCAACCAGGCCAACAACCACGGGCACGACTACGGGCCGGCGGGCTACCGCAACACGCAGCGGGCGCTGGAGGACGTGGGGCTGAAGCACACCGGCGCGCCCGACCAGATCACCGTGATGGACGTCGAGGGTGTGCGGGTGGCCGTGGCCGGCTTCTCCTCGTACCCGTGGTCCAACCCGCTTGTCGACGTCGAAGCGGCCGCCGAGGTGGTGGAAAAGGCGGCCGGCCTGGCCGACATCGTGGTCGTGCAGGTGCACATGGGCGCCGAGGGCGCGGCCATGACGCACGTAAAGCCGGGCACCGAGATCTACCTCGGCGAAAACCGGGGCGATCCGATCAAGTTCGGGCGTGCGATGGTCGACGCGGGCGCCGACCTGATCGTGGGACACGGGCCGCACGTGCTGCGGGCGATGGAGTTCTACAAGGGCCGTCTCATCGCGTACAGCCTGGGCAACTTCGCCGGTGGCGCCGGCACGCTCAACAAGAGCGGCGTGCTGGGGTTGGGCGGCGTGCTCAAGGTCTCGCTGGAGGCCGACGGCGGCTGGGGCGGCGGTCAGCTCATCTCGACGTACCTCGACTCCGGTGGCAAGCCGGCCATCGACGACGAGCACCGGGGCGCGGCCGCGGTGAAGCGACTCAGCAAATCGGACTTCCCGTCCACCGGTGCGACCCTTGACACGACCGGAAAGATCACTGCGCCCGGGGCCGCCTGA
- a CDS encoding MarP family serine protease → MSAIDVALVLLMVLFAISGYRQGFVIGALSFAGFFGGALIGLQLGPLVARQFADDAVRVVVSLIAIFGLAVLGQALAGWVGTHLRHAITSQTGRRLDDAGGALVSVLAVLVVAWLVAVPLGSSSLPWLASSVRNSALLDGVNRVMPQQAQALSDALRNTVDTRGFPEVFGNLAPTRAREVAAPDPRLANSRVVVNSRQSVVKVLGSAPSCSRRIEGSGFVYAAERVMTNAHVVAGTRSVTVEVGDERLDGRVTVYDPDRDLAVIYVPGLDAPVMPFAPRKAPTNADAIVLGFPLDGPYNAQSARVRDVDDITGPDIYNSGDVTREIYTIRALVRSGNSGGPLVATNGQVLGVIFAAAADDRNTGFAVTAQEAAPVANAGQSRTRATTTGDCT, encoded by the coding sequence GTGTCCGCCATCGATGTCGCTCTTGTCCTACTTATGGTGTTGTTCGCGATCAGTGGATACCGACAGGGCTTCGTCATTGGGGCACTGTCCTTCGCCGGCTTCTTCGGCGGGGCGCTGATCGGTCTGCAGCTCGGCCCGCTGGTGGCCCGGCAGTTCGCGGACGACGCCGTGCGCGTCGTCGTGTCACTGATCGCCATCTTCGGGCTCGCGGTGCTGGGGCAGGCGCTGGCCGGGTGGGTGGGCACACACCTGCGGCACGCCATCACCAGCCAGACGGGGCGCAGGCTGGACGACGCGGGCGGAGCGCTCGTCTCGGTGCTCGCGGTGCTGGTGGTCGCCTGGCTCGTGGCGGTGCCGCTCGGCTCGTCGTCGCTGCCGTGGCTGGCAAGTTCGGTGCGAAACAGCGCGCTCCTCGACGGCGTCAACCGCGTGATGCCACAGCAGGCCCAGGCGCTGTCCGACGCCCTGCGCAACACGGTGGACACCCGTGGCTTCCCCGAGGTCTTCGGCAACCTGGCACCCACCCGCGCCCGCGAGGTGGCCGCACCCGACCCGCGGCTGGCCAACTCCCGCGTCGTGGTCAACTCCCGGCAGTCGGTGGTCAAGGTGCTCGGCTCCGCGCCGAGCTGCTCGCGGCGCATCGAGGGCTCCGGCTTCGTGTATGCGGCGGAGCGCGTCATGACCAACGCCCACGTGGTCGCCGGCACCAGGTCGGTCACGGTGGAGGTCGGCGACGAGCGGCTGGACGGCCGGGTGACCGTGTACGACCCCGACCGCGACCTGGCCGTCATTTACGTGCCCGGCCTCGACGCGCCGGTCATGCCGTTCGCCCCCCGCAAGGCCCCGACCAATGCGGACGCCATCGTGCTGGGCTTCCCGCTCGACGGGCCGTACAACGCCCAGTCCGCCAGGGTGCGCGACGTCGACGACATCACCGGACCGGACATCTACAACTCCGGCGACGTGACCCGGGAGATCTACACGATCCGGGCACTCGTGCGCAGCGGCAACTCGGGCGGCCCGCTGGTCGCGACCAACGGCCAGGTGCTGGGCGTCATCTTCGCGGCGGCGGCCGACGACCGAAACACCGGCTTCGCGGTCACGGCCCAGGAGGCCGCCCCGGTCGCCAACGCCGGGCAGAGCCGCACCCGCGCCACCACAACCGGCGACTGCACGTAG
- a CDS encoding adenosylcobinamide amidohydrolase: MSPEPTLTARHEDGLEIPLLVWRLAEPLLAISSAALGGGIGVRHWVVNATVPMSYRRDDPDVHLTELAAREGLDGPGIGLLTGVDVAEVVSAEDGGVRAWATVGLGDPIWAAAPPADAPAAPGTVNIVVRVPVRLSVAALVNAAATATEAKAQALWDLGLPATGTSTDTISILCVADGPEAAYGGPRSEWGAPLARAVHAAVRKGGGTGQGSGMPWSDRLL; the protein is encoded by the coding sequence ATGTCCCCGGAGCCGACGCTGACCGCCCGCCACGAGGACGGGCTGGAGATACCCCTGCTGGTGTGGCGGCTGGCCGAGCCGCTGCTGGCCATCTCGTCCGCCGCGCTGGGCGGCGGGATCGGCGTCCGCCACTGGGTCGTCAACGCGACCGTGCCGATGTCGTACCGCCGCGACGACCCGGACGTCCACCTGACCGAGCTCGCCGCGCGCGAAGGGCTCGACGGGCCGGGCATCGGCCTGCTCACGGGCGTCGACGTCGCCGAGGTCGTGTCCGCCGAGGATGGCGGGGTCCGTGCGTGGGCCACGGTCGGGCTCGGCGACCCGATCTGGGCGGCCGCCCCGCCCGCCGACGCGCCGGCCGCGCCCGGCACGGTCAACATCGTCGTGCGCGTGCCCGTCCGCCTCTCTGTCGCCGCACTGGTCAACGCCGCCGCCACGGCCACCGAGGCGAAGGCGCAGGCGCTGTGGGACCTCGGCCTCCCCGCCACGGGTACCTCGACCGACACCATCTCGATCCTGTGCGTGGCCGATGGACCCGAGGCGGCGTACGGCGGCCCGCGCTCGGAGTGGGGCGCGCCGCTCGCGCGGGCGGTGCACGCGGCCGTGCGAAAGGGAGGCGGCACCGGTCAGGGGTCCGGAATGCCCTGGTCAGACCGGCTTCTGTAG
- the mycP gene encoding type VII secretion-associated serine protease mycosin has protein sequence MSLSRHQRAAAPKFAGAALVTVMALAGAPAPPATLAGAGGGAPAAVVKRDQVRDEQWQLSELRATHAWRHSTGDGVTVAVVDSGVDAGHPDLAGQVLPGIDLVTQGRDGRTDPVGHGTTVAGLIAGRNDDDTGIMGLAPHAKILPVRVLDAENRYDDALIVAKGVRWAVDNGARVINLSLGGSGTSPALAAALDYAFARDVVVVACTGNHATDPAPVAGQSRPATEVWYPAREPGVLAVTGLERETEGLWSGSITGSATVLSAPATGLVGARPGGTWKVQGTSFAAPLVSATAALVRAKWPEMSAATVVNRLITTASDLGAVGRDDRYGYGLVDPVAALTVGVSTVERNPLDTNAPHGVAGFGAAPGVAVTASGAPSGHQPVGGRAQGIHTDWGTPPASEPDHSKRGWAIVFALLVTLVAAAAAVTVRRRTRR, from the coding sequence TGCTCCGGCTCCCCCGGCCACGCTCGCCGGTGCCGGTGGTGGCGCCCCCGCGGCCGTGGTCAAGCGCGACCAGGTCCGCGACGAGCAGTGGCAGCTCAGCGAGCTGCGGGCCACCCATGCGTGGCGGCACTCGACCGGCGACGGCGTGACCGTCGCGGTGGTCGACTCCGGTGTGGACGCTGGACACCCCGACCTTGCCGGCCAGGTGCTCCCCGGCATCGACCTCGTCACGCAGGGTCGCGACGGCCGCACCGATCCGGTCGGGCACGGCACCACGGTGGCCGGCCTCATCGCCGGGCGCAACGACGACGACACCGGCATCATGGGGCTCGCCCCGCACGCCAAGATCCTGCCGGTGCGGGTGCTTGACGCGGAAAACAGGTACGACGACGCGCTGATCGTGGCCAAGGGCGTCCGGTGGGCGGTCGACAACGGCGCCCGCGTGATCAACCTGTCGCTCGGCGGCAGCGGCACGAGCCCGGCGCTGGCGGCCGCGCTCGACTACGCGTTCGCCCGCGACGTGGTGGTGGTCGCCTGCACGGGCAACCACGCCACCGACCCCGCGCCCGTGGCGGGCCAGTCCCGGCCAGCCACCGAGGTTTGGTACCCGGCGCGCGAGCCCGGCGTGCTGGCGGTGACGGGCCTGGAGCGCGAGACGGAGGGCCTCTGGTCCGGCTCGATCACCGGGTCGGCCACGGTGCTCTCCGCGCCGGCGACCGGCCTGGTCGGCGCCCGGCCCGGCGGCACGTGGAAGGTGCAGGGCACGAGCTTCGCCGCCCCGCTCGTCAGCGCCACGGCGGCGCTCGTCCGGGCGAAGTGGCCCGAGATGTCCGCGGCCACGGTCGTCAACCGGCTGATCACTACCGCCAGCGACCTCGGCGCGGTGGGCCGCGACGACCGCTATGGGTACGGGCTGGTCGACCCGGTCGCCGCCCTGACCGTGGGCGTGTCCACCGTGGAGCGCAACCCCCTCGACACCAACGCACCGCACGGCGTGGCCGGCTTCGGCGCGGCCCCGGGCGTGGCGGTGACCGCCTCCGGCGCGCCGAGCGGCCACCAGCCAGTCGGCGGGCGCGCGCAGGGCATCCACACCGACTGGGGCACGCCGCCGGCGAGCGAGCCCGACCACTCCAAGCGCGGCTGGGCGATCGTCTTTGCCCTGCTGGTCACGCTGGTAGCCGCGGCCGCCGCGGTAACGGTCCGCCGCCGCACCCGCCGCTGA
- a CDS encoding TetR/AcrR family transcriptional regulator, protein MPQQERSRATQARLLEATVDCLVERGWSGTTTTVVASMAGVSRGAQLHHYPTKASLVMAAVEHLAERRAEEIRNEAASLPPGPQRLDGVVDMLAAAFTGPLYVAALEVWIAARTDAELRAALVPLEARVGREMHRLTVELLGADERTPGVREAVQATLDLLRGLGVANLLSDDTARRAALLAAWKRQLATLL, encoded by the coding sequence ATGCCGCAGCAGGAGCGCAGTCGCGCCACCCAGGCCCGCCTTCTCGAAGCGACCGTCGACTGCCTCGTCGAGCGCGGCTGGTCGGGCACGACCACCACTGTCGTCGCCTCGATGGCGGGCGTGTCGCGCGGCGCGCAGCTGCACCACTACCCGACCAAGGCATCGCTCGTCATGGCCGCCGTCGAGCACCTCGCCGAGCGCCGCGCCGAGGAGATCCGCAACGAGGCTGCCTCCCTGCCACCGGGCCCGCAGCGGCTCGACGGGGTGGTCGACATGCTGGCGGCGGCGTTCACCGGGCCGCTCTATGTGGCCGCGCTGGAGGTGTGGATCGCCGCCCGCACCGACGCTGAGCTGCGCGCGGCACTTGTCCCGCTGGAGGCGCGGGTCGGCCGGGAGATGCACCGGCTGACCGTCGAGCTGCTCGGTGCCGACGAGCGCACCCCGGGCGTGCGCGAGGCCGTGCAGGCCACCCTCGACCTGCTCCGCGGGCTCGGCGTGGCAAACCTGCTCTCCGACGACACCGCGCGGCGCGCGGCGCTGCTCGCCGCCTGGAAGCGGCAGTTGGCCACCCTTCTGTGA
- a CDS encoding NUDIX hydrolase, whose protein sequence is MSGANGAPSWLAPLLDRLGTARVEDFTRLPTPEEGGRASAVLVLLGEQGGEPDVLMLQRAETMRNHAGQPAFPGGASDPEDADAAATALREADEEVGLHPESVTVLAQLPPLWIPVSDFVVTPVLAWWHAPHEVHPREPAEVARVARLPVAELVDPDNRLMIRHPSGWVGPAFRVRGMLVWGFTGGVLSVLLDMGGWARPWPRDRVADLPRPAPQPTPSAGDEVG, encoded by the coding sequence GTGAGTGGGGCAAACGGGGCGCCCTCCTGGCTGGCGCCGCTGCTCGACCGGCTCGGCACGGCCCGGGTCGAAGACTTCACGCGGCTGCCCACCCCCGAGGAGGGCGGCCGTGCCAGCGCCGTGCTCGTGCTCCTGGGAGAGCAGGGTGGCGAGCCCGACGTGCTGATGCTCCAGCGGGCCGAGACGATGCGCAACCACGCCGGCCAGCCGGCCTTTCCCGGCGGGGCGAGCGACCCCGAGGACGCCGACGCCGCCGCAACCGCGCTGCGCGAGGCGGACGAGGAGGTGGGCCTCCACCCGGAGAGCGTCACGGTGCTCGCCCAGCTGCCTCCCCTGTGGATCCCGGTCAGCGACTTCGTGGTGACCCCGGTGCTGGCCTGGTGGCACGCTCCGCACGAGGTGCACCCGCGCGAGCCGGCCGAGGTGGCGCGGGTGGCCCGGCTGCCGGTGGCCGAGCTCGTCGACCCGGACAACCGGCTCATGATCCGGCACCCCAGCGGCTGGGTGGGGCCCGCGTTCCGCGTCCGGGGCATGCTCGTGTGGGGCTTCACCGGCGGCGTCCTGTCGGTGTTGCTGGACATGGGGGGCTGGGCCCGCCCGTGGCCACGGGACCGTGTCGCCGACCTTCCGAGGCCCGCGCCGCAGCCGACCCCGTCCGCGGGCGACGAGGTGGGCTGA
- a CDS encoding Crp/Fnr family transcriptional regulator — MDEVLARSGIFQGVDPEAAEALAKEMETIETRKGEVVFNEGEPGDSLYIVLSGKIKLGRRAADGRQNLISVMGPSDMLGELSLFDPGPRTATATAVTDTRLARLRKQALRPWLNNRPEIAEQLLRVLARRLRRTNDALADLIFTDVPGRVAKNLLQMAGRFGTRDGGVLRVTHDLTQEELAQLVGASRETVNKALADFASRGWLRLDGKSVIILDPERLARRARV, encoded by the coding sequence ATGGATGAGGTGTTGGCCCGCAGCGGGATCTTCCAGGGCGTCGACCCGGAGGCGGCGGAAGCACTCGCCAAGGAGATGGAGACGATCGAGACCCGCAAGGGTGAGGTCGTGTTCAACGAGGGCGAGCCCGGCGACAGCCTCTACATCGTGCTGTCCGGCAAGATCAAGCTCGGCCGGCGCGCGGCCGACGGCCGGCAAAACCTCATCTCGGTCATGGGCCCGTCCGACATGCTCGGCGAGCTGTCGCTCTTCGACCCGGGTCCGCGCACGGCCACGGCGACCGCGGTCACCGACACGCGCCTGGCCCGGCTGCGCAAGCAGGCCCTGCGTCCCTGGCTCAACAACCGGCCGGAGATCGCCGAGCAGCTGCTGCGCGTGCTGGCGCGGCGCCTGCGCCGGACCAACGACGCGCTGGCCGACCTGATCTTCACCGACGTGCCCGGCCGGGTGGCGAAAAACCTGCTCCAGATGGCCGGCCGCTTCGGCACCCGCGACGGCGGCGTGCTGCGGGTGACCCACGACCTGACCCAGGAAGAGCTGGCCCAGCTTGTCGGCGCCTCCCGCGAGACGGTCAACAAGGCACTCGCCGACTTCGCCTCCCGCGGCTGGCTGCGGCTCGACGGCAAGAGCGTGATCATCCTCGACCCGGAGCGCCTGGCCCGTCGCGCCCGCGTGTAG
- the nth gene encoding endonuclease III, giving the protein MARSESDLSRKRRARKMGRILEETHPDAHCELNHEGPLQLAVATILSAQTTDQRVNEVTPKLFARYTTAAEYAAADRAELEELLKPTGFFRNKTDSLMKLGQALVERHGGEVPGSLDELVKLPGIGRKTANVILGNAFDVPGITVDTHFQRLVRRWEWTEESDPVKIEHAIGALFDKRDWTMLSHRVIFHGRRVCHARKPACGACTLAKLCPSFGTGPTEAAAAAKLLKGPRARELAVAAGVDPDLVPANAMVATDAP; this is encoded by the coding sequence GTGGCCCGTTCTGAGAGTGACCTTTCGCGCAAGCGCCGCGCGCGCAAGATGGGGCGGATCCTGGAGGAGACCCACCCCGACGCACACTGCGAGCTCAACCACGAGGGTCCCCTCCAGCTAGCCGTGGCGACGATCCTCTCCGCGCAGACCACCGACCAGCGGGTCAACGAGGTCACGCCAAAGCTGTTCGCCCGCTACACCACCGCCGCGGAGTATGCGGCGGCCGACCGCGCCGAGCTTGAGGAGCTGCTCAAGCCGACCGGCTTCTTCCGCAACAAGACCGACTCGCTGATGAAGCTGGGACAGGCGCTTGTCGAGCGGCACGGTGGCGAGGTCCCCGGCTCACTCGACGAGCTGGTCAAGCTCCCCGGCATCGGGCGCAAGACGGCAAACGTCATCCTCGGCAACGCGTTCGACGTCCCAGGCATCACCGTCGACACGCACTTCCAGCGGCTCGTGCGGCGGTGGGAGTGGACCGAGGAGAGCGACCCCGTCAAGATCGAGCACGCGATCGGCGCGCTCTTCGACAAGCGCGACTGGACGATGCTCTCCCACCGCGTGATCTTCCACGGCCGCCGGGTCTGCCACGCCCGCAAGCCGGCCTGTGGAGCGTGCACGCTTGCCAAGCTCTGCCCGTCCTTCGGCACCGGTCCCACCGAGGCGGCGGCCGCGGCCAAGCTGCTCAAGGGCCCCCGCGCCCGCGAGCTCGCCGTCGCCGCCGGCGTCGACCCTGACCTGGTCCCGGCCAATGCGATGGTGGCCACGGACGCACCGTGA